The DNA segment AGATCGAGTTGTTGTTGAGGAAGTATGCAAGGTGCACATGTAAGGATAATGAGATGAGATTAATGGTTGTAGATATGCAAGGTAAGTAAATAATAGGATGAATACAATCTTGTTTTAGCTATGGCAGCAGTACTAGATCCAAGGATTAAACTGCAATGCTTAAGGAAGCTTATAATAAGTTGGATCCTAGAACTGCTGAGAAGAAGGTTGAAATTGTGAAGACGAACTTGGAGTTGCTTTATAAAGAGTATAGCTCCAAGTCTTCAGAAAGTTCTTCCAGATTTCCAAGAAAAACTCCACATGAGCTTCTAACAGAATCGCCTCTTGAAGATGATTTTGATGATGTAAGTATCTTACAGaaagtttttgtttattttgatcTCTTAATAATTggctaaatttttctttatcttGAATATAAAATCTGCTTGAGCTTGAAAGGTGTATCCAGTTTGGTTCAAACAACGAAAGGACAAATCTAGACATGTATTTGGCTGATACTAAGGTTGATATTTCAGCTTTCTCATATCTGGAAGTGTTAGACTATTGGAAAGATAAGCAACACAGATATGGTGACTTAGCTTTGCTTGCCCGTGATAATCTCAGCATCCCTATTACTACTCTGAATCTGTGTTTACTGTAGGAGGTCGGGTTTTGAACCCTTTTAGAATCTGTCTCCTCCCTAAAAGTGTTCAAACATTGATATGTACGCGAAACTGGCTACGTGGGTTTGCCGAGTTTGAAGGTAAACTCATTGTCTCGAATAAAGTGTTTCAGGAATAGTTTATGGGTTTGTTGCTGAACTCACTGTTTGAATGATTTCTCTCATTACTTGATGTATGAGACATTGAGGAGTACTTTGATTATGATGATGAGGATGCTAATAAAAAAAGCAAGTAGCTCAGGAATAGAAGATTCAAGCATATGATATGTGGTAAATACTCTGTTTTATTGTCTGTTTCAAGTTGCTAAAGGCCCATATGATGCTTGTGATTAGTTGCTTGTGAATGTGTCACTGACTGGCTGACTGCACTAACTGATTGAGTTTTAGATTCTGAGTTTTATACTTCTTGTTGTGTTCTATGTTTGTGTGGGTTTCTTGCATTTAGATCTCTGTTCTGCTGTTATTGTTTTGGAAGTTGAAACTTGGAAGTTATAGATTGGAACTTAGAACTTGTAGGCTGTAATGTTTGAGCTTACTCTGAATACTTATGATTGATTCTGCCTCAAACCCATACATCACAAATTGTGGTTACATCAATTCTTAATATAAAGAAACTGAAAGGTGAAAGCTTAGGACTTTAAATCCTGTTTAGGTTATGAAACGTGTCGTTCGTTTGATGTATCTCTCTGTGCTCCTTGTCAGACTATCTGtagtttgatatatattttgtttcagCGAGTGTCGAATCCATTCTTGTATCTGCTACTAATAGACTGTAAACAATGCCTCAGTTTTTTCGCTTTGACTGAGACATTGATCATATCTTATTCATGATCATATGTAGAGTCTCTACCATTTCTCTTCACTCATGATCATCATCTCTCTTGCCTCTAAAGATTTCGTCGTTCAGTACATCCTATTTAACATATCTGTGTACGACACAGTATTTGGTTTGTATCCTTGTGTGAGCACAACCTGAAGCAGCATTTTAGCTTTGTTCACTCTTTGTATAGTCTTATTCACGAACCTATATGTAGACAAACCGCAATGATTCATATCTTGTTCTATTGTTGGGCTTGTTGCAGAGCAAGGAGTGTTGGAGAAGCAACGAGTGTTTGACTGTTAAAGACTTGGAGAGTTTGATTCAACAAAGATTTTGTTGAAACGAGTGTTATTATTCATGTAAAGTTGTAAACTTTGGTTTTTAAATTCCATGCTTAGAATTTGAAGACACAAATGAATAAAAGAtacattttctatttaaatGACTTGGAGAGTTTGAGGAGAGTTTGATTCAACAAAGATTTTGTTGAAACGAGTGTTATTATTCATGTAAACTTTGGTTTTTAAATTCCATGCTTAGAATTTGAAGACACAAATGAATAAAAGATGCATTTTCTATTTAAATGAAGCATATTTGAGTTTTATAAAACATGTAAACTTTGGTAAATTTGATATACAAAGAGTTATTgatttgtataaaaaataaatggtaCCAGCCCTAACCcttgaataaaataaaacaggGCTTATAATAAACAAACCTCCCTCGAGCTGGAAGGTAGCACGGAGTTGAACATGTAATAACATTGATTTCTTCAGATTGTTATCAACTTAATATATACGAACATTATGATCTCAAGTTGCACCGTCTGCTAtggttttaattaattattaattaattataacaagCTGTATAAAATATAGTTCACAAACAGCGTTAAGACAGCCAAAACATCGATATAATTCCATGGCTTGCAACTGTATATACAAACACAACCTCATCAGTCTCGAGAATCATccgtttttttttccaaagccTGTCAACGCAAACCATGCATCAGGTCTGGCCTTCCACGTGAGCTGGAAAAGTAAAATCACTCATCATCGTCTCCGTGTTTCAACAAGTAGACTGGATCTGGAAACTGCGCTAGCTTGACTTCCAGCATCTCATTCCCCGGAACGTTCAACTCCGTGCTACCTTCCACCTCTTGTTTAGATGAAGAATCATCATCTATATATcatttcaataaaataaaaaaacaataaatcacATCAAACATAACAGTACAtagataacataaaaatatcagtTCAATTACATTACATGTTCATTCAGACAAAACATAATGTCCCCTTCACTGTCTAAACGCATCACCCCTAAAGATCTCATCTCCAAAATtaactcttattttttttacaatttaccTGGAGGAGGAGTGAAGAAAGAGGAGCAAGGCCAGCCAGAAGGAGAAGACAGGGAGAGAACCTCCTCCTCGGTCAACGGATGCGTCACCTGGTCGACCAAATTAGCGATCTTGGCGGCGGTGTTCTGGTGCGGAGGGACCCAGAAGGAGGAGCCAGGGGAGAAAGGGAGCCAATCGGGAGTCGAGTTCTGAACGACGATCCTCCGAACGAACTCGTTCAGCTTCTTGAGAACCGCGGCTTCGGCTTCGGCCTTGGAAGTCGCTGACGAGGAAGAGTCCAGCTCGATCTCGATCAGATGAGGTTTCGATGAATAGGGACGGCGGTTGAAACAGACGAGGCTTGGCGCCGCCGTTATCTTCGAAGCCGGCTCGTTGAAGCGACGGAGGAAGAGTCTCCCGTcgggaattagggttttcgacaGCAATCGGGACATTTTTTAggggaagaaaaagaaagaaagacagCTTTTTCCATATTTATAAAGGGATGTTCTGTCCGAGTAAGGCGGTGTCACGTGTCTGTACAACTGAAACGGGTACTAAAAGTATCCGAATTCGCGAGATCCGACCCGAGTATAGAACTAGAGAGAAAATGTTCGGTTGTATTCCGTTTGAGA comes from the Brassica napus cultivar Da-Ae chromosome A7, Da-Ae, whole genome shotgun sequence genome and includes:
- the LOC106358289 gene encoding uncharacterized protein LOC106358289 isoform X2; the encoded protein is MSRLLSKTLIPDGRLFLRRFNEPASKITAAPSLVCFNRRPYSSKPHLIEIELDSSSSATSKAEAEAAVLKKLNEFVRRIVVQNSTPDWLPFSPGSSFWVPPHQNTAAKIANLVDQVTHPLTEEEVLSLSSPSGWPCSSFFTPPDDDSSSKQEVEGSTELNVPGNEMLEVKLAQFPDPVYLLKHGDDDE
- the LOC106358289 gene encoding uncharacterized protein LOC106358289 isoform X1, with protein sequence MSRLLSKTLIPDGRLFLRRFNEPASKITAAPSLVCFNRRPYSSKPHLIEIELDSSSSATSKAEAEAAVLKKLNEFVRRIVVQNSTPDWLPFSPGSSFWVPPHQNTAAKIANLVDQVTHPLTEEEVLSLSSPSGWPCSSFFTPPPDDDSSSKQEVEGSTELNVPGNEMLEVKLAQFPDPVYLLKHGDDDE